A part of Larkinella insperata genomic DNA contains:
- a CDS encoding DUF3226 domain-containing protein, with amino-acid sequence MKILIILCEGPHDVAFIYKVSRLALNAQDITGTKLKDFPSPLGSHFVRLLQNYRYEDSQLTGRPEIPTTLSLTPHEDQEIVYLLIYPMGGDSKIESWKDQIQKFQDIAINDLPEMKAEISIGLIFDADDGLADRVKKCHDNFNDILPEITGLNATEQHICLTKSFKSLGLHLFCNDEGTGNLEEILIPLMKLGNEQIFNEALEYLNRNKDNKRPTEKKFKSNYDENKSLLGVVGQLQCSGVANNSIIKQSDYITNDKLSVSEKASELVSFLKSLINSLYE; translated from the coding sequence ATGAAAATACTTATAATTCTTTGTGAAGGCCCTCACGACGTTGCCTTCATATATAAAGTTTCACGCTTGGCACTAAACGCTCAAGATATAACAGGGACTAAATTAAAAGATTTTCCGTCTCCTTTAGGCTCTCATTTTGTTAGACTACTTCAAAATTACAGATATGAAGATTCACAATTAACAGGTAGACCAGAAATACCTACTACTCTTTCTTTGACTCCACATGAAGATCAAGAAATTGTATATTTGCTTATTTATCCAATGGGAGGGGATTCAAAAATTGAAAGCTGGAAGGATCAAATTCAAAAATTTCAGGACATAGCTATAAATGACTTACCAGAAATGAAAGCAGAAATCTCCATTGGATTGATATTCGATGCAGACGATGGATTAGCGGATAGGGTTAAAAAGTGTCATGATAACTTTAACGATATTTTACCAGAAATTACGGGTTTAAATGCAACGGAACAACATATATGCTTAACGAAATCCTTTAAATCCCTGGGACTACATTTGTTTTGTAATGATGAAGGGACTGGTAATTTAGAGGAAATTCTTATACCCTTAATGAAGCTAGGTAATGAACAGATATTTAATGAAGCTCTTGAATATTTAAACAGGAACAAAGACAACAAAAGACCAACAGAAAAAAAATTCAAATCAAATTATGACGAAAATAAGTCATTGCTAGGAGTCGTAGGACAGTTACAATGTTCAGGGGTAGCAAACAACAGTATAATTAAGCAATCTGATTATATTACAAATGACAAATTAAGTGTTAGTGAAAAAGCAAGTGAACTTGTATCATTTTTAAAAAGCTTAATAAACAGCTTGTACGAATGA
- a CDS encoding gliding motility-associated C-terminal domain-containing protein, with the protein MLAVCSSLLANAQNGRFDVRLQLKKADCANQKLFVAVELKAHDESSSFLMGNANLRFSYDTRLVKSPVIVEEQNFTSQGVTGNLNYSPLSLNGSVERSTKGIVSLNVLYSGSEQGATLVTTNWMPVATLQFDVVSLTEKSGMNLEWHNDQSFPVTGLSEVVLKENGSGFDYDSYVAKAGGVFENISIASMANLCSGTSTESSGEVAIPEGFSPNGDGKNDQFVIRNLGQLKAEVTIFDRNGTVIYESKEYQNDWDGRNGGKLLPVGTYFYSIQLSDGRKFTRALTLSR; encoded by the coding sequence ATGTTGGCAGTCTGCTCGTCGCTGCTAGCGAATGCACAAAATGGTCGGTTCGATGTTCGACTTCAACTTAAAAAGGCTGACTGTGCCAATCAGAAACTGTTCGTAGCGGTTGAACTGAAAGCGCACGATGAGAGCAGTTCTTTTCTGATGGGGAACGCCAATCTACGCTTTTCTTACGACACCCGGCTGGTGAAAAGTCCGGTTATCGTTGAGGAGCAGAACTTTACCAGTCAGGGAGTAACCGGCAATCTGAATTATAGCCCGTTGTCGCTTAACGGTTCGGTGGAGCGCAGCACCAAAGGCATCGTTTCGTTGAACGTTCTGTACAGCGGTTCAGAGCAGGGGGCTACGTTGGTAACAACCAACTGGATGCCTGTTGCTACGCTCCAGTTTGATGTAGTCAGCCTGACGGAAAAGAGCGGTATGAACCTTGAATGGCATAATGATCAGTCGTTCCCAGTCACGGGGCTGAGTGAGGTGGTTTTGAAAGAAAATGGATCCGGATTTGATTACGATTCGTATGTGGCTAAAGCGGGCGGTGTATTTGAAAACATCAGCATCGCATCCATGGCCAATTTATGTTCGGGGACCAGCACCGAATCGTCGGGTGAGGTGGCTATTCCGGAGGGCTTTTCGCCCAATGGTGATGGTAAAAATGATCAGTTTGTCATCCGAAATTTAGGCCAACTCAAGGCCGAGGTGACCATTTTTGACCGCAACGGTACGGTGATTTATGAGTCCAAAGAATACCAAAATGATTGGGATGGACGTAATGGGGGCAAACTCTTACCCGTCGGAACGTACTTCTACAGCATTCAGCTCAGCGATGGACGGAAATTTACCCGTGCGCTGACACTCTCCCGGTAA
- a CDS encoding esterase-like activity of phytase family protein — MKTPLSSFFQSSFSVVAGLFLVAACSLQDHQIPADYPLFAEATHPAILSTAANGTVLYNGGFGSAVAADPNDPNVFYLLTDRGPNAAGSAANTIIFGKADFTPQIGKFRLVNNELVLEQTILLKNAAGKLLTGLPNPVGQGNTGEIALDLNGQPITPDADGIDSEGLVRSSDGSFWVSDEYGPHIVHFDATGKTLERINPFGSGTGGRTLPSVLAKRWPNRGMEGLTITPDGKTLVGLMQSPLYNPSSAAVSGSMVLRVLTFNIATGVTRQFVYLMENASLTGCSEIAAITNTTFLALERDGDYGGNASKPAAFKRVYKFDLTGATDISDPTNGQTGKLYNGQTVEQLKNKAGLESAGIVPVAKTLVFDLLTEISPIYPHDKAEGIALLGGNRLAIANDDDFGVVDNGLNSFMNKILPATGTVDRNRIYFINPKVPLK; from the coding sequence ATGAAAACACCGTTATCCTCTTTTTTCCAATCGTCGTTCAGTGTGGTTGCTGGCTTGTTTCTCGTAGCGGCCTGTAGCCTGCAGGATCACCAGATACCGGCGGACTATCCGCTTTTCGCGGAAGCCACTCATCCCGCCATCCTGTCGACAGCCGCGAATGGCACGGTTCTTTACAACGGCGGGTTTGGGTCTGCCGTGGCCGCCGATCCCAATGATCCAAACGTCTTTTATCTGTTGACCGACCGGGGGCCGAACGCAGCCGGCTCAGCCGCCAATACCATCATCTTTGGCAAGGCCGACTTCACTCCGCAGATTGGTAAGTTCCGGCTTGTTAACAACGAACTGGTGCTGGAGCAAACCATCCTGCTCAAGAATGCCGCCGGGAAGTTGCTGACGGGTTTGCCCAATCCGGTGGGGCAGGGGAATACGGGCGAAATAGCCCTTGACCTCAACGGGCAACCCATTACCCCGGACGCCGACGGTATTGATTCGGAGGGGCTGGTGCGATCCAGCGACGGCTCATTCTGGGTGAGCGACGAATACGGTCCGCACATTGTACACTTTGACGCGACCGGCAAAACCCTGGAGCGGATCAATCCCTTCGGCAGCGGTACGGGGGGACGCACCCTGCCGAGCGTTCTGGCCAAACGCTGGCCCAACCGGGGCATGGAAGGGCTGACGATTACGCCGGACGGTAAAACGCTGGTGGGGCTGATGCAGTCGCCGTTGTACAACCCTTCATCGGCCGCCGTATCCGGCTCGATGGTGCTTCGGGTGCTCACTTTTAATATTGCGACGGGGGTCACCAGGCAGTTTGTCTACCTGATGGAAAATGCCAGCCTGACCGGTTGCAGTGAAATTGCGGCTATCACCAATACAACGTTCCTGGCGCTGGAACGCGATGGCGATTACGGCGGTAATGCCTCGAAACCCGCTGCCTTCAAGCGTGTTTACAAGTTTGATTTGACGGGCGCGACCGATATTTCCGATCCGACGAATGGCCAAACCGGTAAACTTTACAACGGCCAGACGGTTGAGCAGTTGAAGAACAAGGCTGGCCTGGAAAGCGCCGGTATTGTGCCGGTTGCCAAAACGCTGGTGTTTGATTTGCTGACGGAAATTTCACCCATCTATCCGCACGACAAGGCAGAAGGCATTGCCCTGCTCGGCGGAAACCGTCTGGCGATTGCCAACGACGATGATTTCGGGGTGGTCGATAATGGTCTGAATAGCTTCATGAACAAGATTCTACCCGCAACCGGCACCGTTGATCGCAACCGGATTTACTTTATTAATCCGAAAGTTCCGCTAAAATAA
- a CDS encoding alkaline phosphatase PhoX codes for MKIFPLGYLAQATALVMLGMAGCTLQDHDLASSKVELKNHSVTPALVKKHSGFENLDVYSLLSSDDKLGQSTNYIFGGSSDGAGLLKNNDNTFTLLVNNEDNFAVSRLTLDETFKPVKGEYLLNSDGAQWRLCSATMATPEEHGFGPLFLTCGESGEESRIHALNPYGDPMTAAVTKEKPALGRQSAENAVPLPKTAYPGKTVIVIGDDDSAIYGGQVLLYMSNSVGDLDNGSYYILRRKDLNQQEMTMKAGEYHDVEFVKIENQATLTGLQLNQKVDEVKAIKFGRVEDVDYRKGGAAHGREVYFTVTGQNNTGVNADYSRSKYGRIYRLKLDETDPTKGKLEVVLDGDDRSGIAKIFQDPDNILVTENYAYIQEDPNGYGTETHDAYIYQYNLNTGALKVVFELDHRRNQPDAAKYNVGGMSKFGDWESSGIIDISDIIGVPNTFMFGVQPHTWTGDQYKGVDGGSKRVNEKQASQLLIVKGLPR; via the coding sequence ATGAAAATCTTTCCTCTTGGTTACCTGGCCCAGGCCACGGCCCTTGTTATGCTGGGCATGGCGGGTTGTACGCTCCAGGACCACGACTTGGCGTCCTCGAAGGTCGAACTCAAGAACCATTCTGTCACGCCGGCGCTGGTCAAAAAGCACTCTGGATTTGAAAATCTGGACGTTTACTCCCTGCTTAGCTCGGACGATAAACTCGGCCAATCGACCAATTACATTTTCGGAGGTTCGTCCGATGGGGCGGGTTTGCTCAAAAACAACGACAACACGTTTACGCTGCTGGTCAACAACGAGGATAACTTTGCCGTATCCCGGCTGACGCTCGACGAAACGTTTAAACCGGTCAAAGGCGAGTACCTGCTCAACTCAGACGGGGCGCAGTGGCGGCTTTGCTCGGCCACGATGGCGACGCCCGAGGAACACGGCTTTGGTCCGCTCTTTCTGACCTGCGGAGAAAGCGGGGAAGAATCCCGCATTCACGCCCTTAACCCATACGGCGACCCCATGACGGCGGCTGTCACCAAAGAAAAACCGGCCCTGGGACGCCAGAGTGCGGAAAATGCCGTGCCGCTGCCCAAGACAGCCTATCCGGGTAAAACGGTTATTGTTATTGGTGACGACGACAGCGCCATCTACGGCGGTCAGGTACTGCTTTACATGAGCAACTCGGTGGGTGATCTGGACAACGGAAGCTACTACATCCTGCGCCGGAAAGACCTCAACCAGCAGGAAATGACCATGAAAGCTGGGGAGTACCACGATGTGGAGTTCGTCAAAATTGAGAACCAGGCCACGCTGACGGGCCTGCAGCTCAACCAGAAAGTGGATGAAGTGAAAGCCATCAAGTTTGGCCGGGTGGAAGATGTCGACTACCGCAAGGGAGGAGCTGCTCACGGCCGTGAGGTTTATTTTACCGTAACCGGCCAGAACAACACCGGAGTCAACGCGGATTATTCGCGCTCCAAGTACGGCCGTATCTACCGCCTGAAACTGGATGAAACCGATCCGACCAAAGGCAAACTCGAAGTCGTACTGGACGGCGACGACCGGAGCGGTATTGCCAAAATCTTCCAGGACCCGGACAACATTCTGGTTACTGAGAACTACGCTTACATCCAGGAAGATCCCAACGGTTACGGCACCGAAACCCACGACGCCTACATCTACCAGTACAACCTGAATACCGGTGCGCTGAAAGTTGTTTTTGAACTCGACCACCGCCGGAACCAGCCCGACGCGGCCAAGTACAACGTCGGCGGCATGTCCAAGTTTGGCGATTGGGAAAGCAGCGGTATCATCGATATTTCCGACATCATTGGCGTACCCAACACCTTTATGTTCGGGGTGCAGCCGCATACCTGGACCGGCGACCAGTACAAGGGCGTCGACGGTGGTTCCAAACGCGTCAACGAAAAGCAGGCCAGTCAGCTTCTGATTGTGAAAGGGCTGCCCCGGTAA
- a CDS encoding cytochrome c peroxidase, translating to MKRTLFIGLAGLLLLVGYLGFRRLNTPVPTPVQQVQAQFLRDVVTLDSTVQRLLVVVKQGDARAQQTAFRRARLAWKNVEWLAEYYFPATAKAINGAAIPEYEESDAKTIDPEGFQVVEPLLFPEPDPERYDELVQQTATLAANVKRLTIVAQNNPTTDAHLFDAFRLEVFRIISLGITGFDSPVAQYSLPEAKAALDGLQRYLAFYQPELRHRDALVADSLQRLFQQAPRRLNATGSEAFNTFDRLAFITRIANPLSSLLLDAQTALGIQPFNESRGLRSNARTLFAANAFDVNHYTPGPDHRMTPQRVALGKKLFADPILSGDGRRACISCHQPKQAFTDALPRNRALDGRRSILRNTPTLWNVGLQRALFADSRVTFLEDQATDVVTSTDEMHGSFEKAAHTLKTDPDYRRQFAAAYSDGITSFTIRNALASYERSLVSFNSRFDRYVRGDRAALNEQEIRGFNLFTGQAKCATCHFIPLTNGLVPPHFEKSESENLGVPEKLRWKGGKLDSDLGKYNHTRGDIHRHSFKTPSLRNVELTAPYMHNGAFRTLEEVIDFYDRGGGNGLGLPQENQTLPTDELRLTAPEKAALIAFMKALTDTGVDP from the coding sequence ATGAAACGTACATTGTTTATTGGCCTGGCGGGGCTCTTGCTGTTGGTGGGTTACCTGGGTTTTCGTCGGCTCAACACCCCGGTTCCGACGCCGGTACAACAGGTGCAGGCCCAGTTTCTGCGCGATGTCGTAACGCTGGATTCAACCGTTCAACGGCTGCTGGTGGTGGTAAAACAGGGCGATGCGCGGGCGCAGCAAACGGCTTTCCGGCGCGCCCGGCTCGCCTGGAAAAACGTGGAGTGGCTGGCGGAATACTATTTTCCGGCTACGGCCAAAGCCATCAACGGAGCCGCCATTCCCGAGTACGAGGAATCCGACGCCAAAACGATTGACCCTGAAGGGTTCCAGGTCGTTGAACCGCTGCTCTTTCCGGAACCCGATCCCGAGCGATACGACGAGCTGGTGCAGCAAACCGCCACCCTGGCCGCCAACGTCAAACGGCTTACCATCGTTGCGCAGAACAACCCAACCACCGATGCCCACCTTTTCGACGCTTTCCGGCTGGAAGTCTTCCGCATCATCAGCCTGGGCATCACCGGTTTTGATTCGCCCGTCGCTCAATATTCTCTTCCGGAAGCCAAAGCCGCTCTGGACGGTTTGCAACGGTATCTGGCTTTTTATCAACCCGAACTCCGACACCGTGATGCGCTGGTAGCGGACAGCCTGCAGCGGCTTTTCCAGCAAGCCCCCCGGCGGCTAAACGCAACGGGCTCTGAGGCATTCAATACTTTCGACCGACTGGCCTTCATCACCCGGATTGCCAACCCGCTCAGCAGTCTGCTGCTCGACGCGCAGACGGCGCTGGGCATCCAGCCGTTCAACGAATCGCGCGGGCTGCGGTCGAACGCCCGGACCCTTTTCGCGGCCAATGCCTTTGATGTCAACCACTACACCCCCGGCCCGGACCACCGGATGACGCCCCAACGGGTAGCGTTGGGAAAAAAGCTTTTTGCCGATCCCATTCTGTCGGGAGATGGACGCCGGGCCTGCATCAGTTGTCACCAGCCCAAGCAGGCTTTTACCGACGCCCTACCCCGTAACCGGGCACTCGACGGCCGCCGGTCGATTCTGCGCAACACCCCCACTCTCTGGAACGTAGGATTGCAACGGGCGTTGTTTGCCGATTCGCGGGTTACGTTTCTGGAAGATCAGGCAACCGACGTCGTGACCAGCACCGACGAAATGCACGGTTCCTTCGAGAAGGCCGCCCATACGCTGAAAACCGATCCGGACTACCGTCGGCAGTTTGCGGCCGCGTATTCCGACGGCATCACCTCGTTTACCATCCGCAACGCACTGGCCAGCTACGAGCGGTCGCTGGTGAGCTTCAACAGCCGGTTTGACCGCTACGTCCGGGGAGACCGGGCGGCTTTGAACGAACAGGAAATCCGGGGTTTTAACCTGTTCACGGGTCAGGCCAAGTGCGCGACCTGCCACTTCATTCCGTTGACCAACGGGCTGGTCCCTCCGCATTTCGAGAAAAGTGAAAGCGAAAACCTGGGCGTGCCTGAGAAGCTGCGGTGGAAAGGCGGCAAGCTGGATTCCGATCTGGGCAAATACAACCATACCCGGGGCGACATTCACCGGCATTCTTTCAAAACGCCCAGCCTGCGGAACGTTGAGCTTACCGCTCCGTACATGCACAACGGCGCCTTTCGAACGCTGGAAGAAGTCATTGATTTTTACGATCGCGGGGGCGGCAACGGCCTTGGCCTGCCGCAGGAAAACCAGACCCTGCCCACTGACGAACTCCGCCTAACGGCCCCCGAAAAAGCCGCCCTGATTGCCTTCATGAAAGCCCTGACGGATACCGGAGTTGATCCATAG
- a CDS encoding Na/Pi cotransporter family protein, which translates to MPYVKIGLLMLAGLVLFLFALNYLAEGLKAVSGEKMQEWLRKFTRTLVSSILVGVIVTTLLDSSSAVIIMTIALVNSRALTFRQAVGIVLGANIGTTFSSQLIAFTIGQWSGVPMAIGLGLMVLARRESFVQWGQVILGFGLLFLGLFLMEEAVEPLNQLPRVVDWMKGLADPWRGVLAGAGVTVLLQSSSATVGMSVVLAGQGLLTLGAGIAVMMGAELGTCADTLVASIGRTKAAVRTGLFHLFFNLFSILLGLLLIGPFTDLVHALSRQASAERQLANAHVLFNALGVLLVAPLAPWLATQMERWIPDSQTSRKQPVLSS; encoded by the coding sequence ATGCCGTACGTAAAAATTGGGTTGTTGATGTTAGCCGGACTGGTGCTGTTTCTGTTTGCGCTCAACTACCTGGCCGAGGGACTCAAAGCCGTTTCGGGCGAAAAAATGCAGGAGTGGCTCCGGAAATTTACCCGAACGCTGGTTTCGAGCATCCTCGTGGGCGTCATCGTCACTACTCTCCTGGATTCTTCCTCCGCCGTCATCATCATGACCATTGCGCTGGTCAACTCCCGCGCGCTAACCTTTCGGCAGGCCGTCGGTATTGTGCTGGGGGCCAACATCGGCACTACGTTTTCCAGTCAGTTGATTGCGTTTACTATCGGCCAATGGTCGGGGGTACCAATGGCCATCGGTTTGGGGCTGATGGTGCTGGCCCGGCGCGAATCGTTCGTTCAATGGGGGCAGGTTATTCTGGGCTTCGGCCTGCTGTTTCTGGGTTTATTTCTGATGGAAGAAGCCGTTGAGCCGTTGAATCAACTGCCCCGCGTGGTCGATTGGATGAAAGGGCTGGCCGACCCCTGGCGCGGTGTCCTGGCGGGAGCGGGCGTAACGGTATTGCTGCAATCATCTTCCGCAACGGTCGGCATGTCGGTTGTTCTGGCCGGGCAGGGTCTGCTGACACTCGGTGCCGGTATTGCCGTGATGATGGGCGCCGAACTGGGTACCTGCGCCGATACGCTGGTAGCTTCGATTGGCCGAACCAAAGCCGCCGTCCGTACGGGTTTGTTTCACCTGTTTTTTAACCTGTTCTCCATCCTGCTGGGTTTACTGCTGATCGGCCCTTTCACAGACCTGGTGCACGCGCTCAGTAGGCAGGCTTCGGCGGAACGTCAATTAGCCAACGCGCACGTGCTGTTTAACGCGCTGGGTGTGTTGCTCGTGGCTCCGCTGGCCCCCTGGTTGGCCACCCAGATGGAACGCTGGATACCCGACAGCCAGACTTCCCGGAAGCAGCCGGTTTTATCCTCCTGA
- a CDS encoding outer membrane protein assembly factor BamB family protein: MIDVTKRRKLVRNRNLVAILTALVFWGFMAYQTKDDGRTWSIYKADSHSTSYARLDQINTTNVTQLQPAWTFSMQDMKTGARPGRSECNPIVVDGVLYATSAKHWVYAVNAASGEPIWSFDPFDGAEGGGVSRGVTYWEDGNDKRILVTGGDQLFALNARTGQPIPGFGKNGRVSMNVGMRDDPETISVIPTSPGIVYKDLLIMGAEVSELYGAQPGYIRAYHCKTGKLVWTFHTIPLPGEPGYETWPKDAHKYAGGANDWAGMSLDLERGMVFLALGSPSYDYYGADRIGQNLYGNSVVALDAATGHYRWHFQTIHHDLWDYDLPAPPNLVTVERDGKRVDAVAQVTKHGFIFVFDRVTGQPLFPIEERPVPASTIPGEQAWPTQPFPLKPKPFARQYMSEQDLTHYTDAGHDSIVKKYRSMRYEGLFTPPDLKGTLMLPGSRGGAEWGGAAYDPASSVLFVKSNDSPEIESMVKVDPEQEAQNMTVFQQGKALYMTYCVACHGKDKNGDEPNYPSLIGLKNRMTREAALDKIKKGGGKMPAFASVVKGKEKGIIAFLYEREQQASDAVTKFETGKTKKGADRYLNLTAYGHFRDPDGNPALRPPWGTLSAVNLTTGDYVWQIPLGNDEKRQEKGAPETGQEGSAGPIVTSGGLVFISGTNDRKLRAFDKNTGKLIWSTTLPAVANATPCTYMVKGKQYVAISVGGTEKNPSGSIMAFALPR, translated from the coding sequence ATGATTGACGTTACGAAGCGCCGGAAGCTCGTTCGGAACCGAAACCTCGTGGCCATCCTGACGGCTTTGGTATTTTGGGGTTTTATGGCTTACCAGACCAAAGACGATGGCCGGACCTGGAGCATCTACAAAGCCGACTCCCACAGCACCAGCTACGCCCGGCTCGACCAGATCAATACCACTAATGTAACCCAGCTCCAACCGGCCTGGACGTTTTCCATGCAGGACATGAAAACCGGCGCCCGCCCGGGCCGGAGCGAATGCAACCCGATTGTGGTCGACGGCGTGCTGTATGCCACCTCCGCCAAGCATTGGGTGTACGCGGTCAATGCCGCTTCCGGCGAACCAATCTGGTCGTTCGATCCGTTTGACGGCGCAGAAGGCGGGGGCGTCAGCCGCGGGGTCACCTACTGGGAAGACGGCAACGACAAGCGCATTCTGGTGACCGGGGGCGATCAGTTGTTTGCCCTCAACGCCCGCACTGGTCAGCCGATTCCCGGCTTTGGCAAAAACGGGCGTGTCAGTATGAACGTCGGGATGCGCGACGACCCCGAAACCATCTCCGTCATTCCAACCTCCCCCGGAATTGTGTACAAAGACCTGCTCATCATGGGCGCCGAGGTATCCGAGCTGTACGGGGCCCAGCCGGGGTATATTCGGGCCTATCACTGCAAAACCGGCAAGCTGGTCTGGACGTTTCATACCATTCCGCTGCCCGGTGAGCCCGGCTACGAAACCTGGCCGAAAGATGCCCATAAATACGCCGGAGGAGCCAACGACTGGGCCGGTATGAGCCTAGATTTGGAGCGGGGGATGGTTTTCCTGGCGCTGGGTTCTCCCTCTTACGATTATTACGGGGCCGACCGCATCGGGCAGAATCTGTACGGCAACAGCGTGGTTGCGCTCGACGCGGCCACGGGCCACTACCGCTGGCATTTTCAGACCATTCACCACGACTTATGGGATTACGACCTGCCCGCCCCCCCGAATCTGGTGACGGTCGAACGCGACGGTAAACGCGTTGATGCAGTGGCCCAGGTGACCAAGCACGGTTTCATTTTCGTTTTTGACCGCGTAACCGGCCAGCCGCTGTTCCCGATTGAAGAACGCCCGGTTCCCGCTTCCACCATTCCCGGCGAACAGGCCTGGCCCACGCAGCCGTTTCCGTTGAAACCCAAGCCGTTTGCCCGGCAGTACATGAGCGAGCAGGACCTGACGCACTATACCGATGCGGGACACGATTCAATTGTGAAAAAATACCGCTCCATGCGGTATGAAGGACTTTTTACGCCCCCGGATTTGAAAGGAACGCTCATGCTGCCCGGCTCCCGGGGCGGGGCCGAATGGGGTGGTGCGGCTTACGATCCGGCCAGCAGCGTGCTTTTTGTCAAATCCAACGACTCACCCGAGATTGAATCGATGGTCAAAGTTGATCCCGAGCAGGAGGCCCAGAACATGACCGTATTTCAGCAGGGGAAAGCCTTGTATATGACCTACTGCGTGGCCTGTCACGGCAAGGACAAAAACGGCGACGAACCAAACTACCCGTCGCTGATCGGCTTGAAAAACCGGATGACCCGGGAAGCGGCTCTGGACAAAATCAAAAAAGGGGGCGGAAAAATGCCCGCGTTTGCCAGCGTTGTCAAAGGCAAGGAAAAGGGCATCATCGCTTTTCTGTACGAACGGGAGCAGCAGGCCAGTGACGCGGTAACCAAATTCGAAACCGGCAAAACCAAGAAAGGTGCCGACCGTTACCTCAATCTGACGGCCTACGGTCATTTCCGCGACCCTGACGGTAACCCGGCGCTCCGTCCGCCCTGGGGCACACTAAGCGCCGTTAACCTGACCACGGGCGATTACGTCTGGCAGATTCCGTTGGGAAATGACGAAAAACGGCAGGAAAAAGGCGCGCCGGAAACCGGTCAGGAAGGTTCGGCGGGGCCAATCGTCACGTCCGGCGGACTGGTTTTTATCAGCGGCACCAATGACCGAAAACTGCGGGCTTTCGATAAAAACACCGGAAAACTCATTTGGTCGACCACCCTGCCGGCCGTTGCCAACGCCACGCCCTGCACCTACATGGTCAAGGGGAAACAGTACGTGGCCATCTCCGTTGGGGGTACGGAAAAGAACCCTTCCGGCTCCATCATGGCTTTCGCACTGCCACGCTGA